A window of the Streptomyces sp. NBC_01351 genome harbors these coding sequences:
- a CDS encoding primosomal protein N', with amino-acid sequence MSSSNDSPPEQLALIREMVAEAKAKAPKAKPRTWRGAALAQELPVARILVNKGVLHLDQLWDYAVPEELSEAAQPGVRVRVRFGAGSHQVHGGRREGGGLIDGFIVERRAESDYDGALAALAHVVSPEVVLSPRMLALARAVADRYAGSLADVLQLALPARSARAEAKPSPEPLPPPAAPEPGGWQSYGSGPAFLRALATGAAPRAVWTALPGPGWADELARAIAATLASGRGALAVLPDGRTAARADSALTALLGEGRHALLTAESGPEKRYREWLAVSRGSVRAVIGTRAAMFAPVRDLGLVAIWDDGDSSHSDDRAPFPHVREVLELRAVTDGCGFLVGGTSCTVEAAQLVETGWARPLVADRETVRARAPRIRTVGDELLARDGAARAARLPSLAWETVREALKTGPVLVQVPRRGYVPRLACERCRTPARCTVCAGPLEAPDERDLLCGWCGRGEPSWHCEECGSFRLRAQVVGARRTAEELGRAFPAVPVRTSGRDHVLDEVPDRPALVVCTPGAEPVAAGAGYAAALLLDGWAMLGRPDLRAGEDALRRWIGAASLVRGEGQVVVVAEPTLRPVQALVRWDPVGHAVRELAERAQLGFPPVSRMAAVAGRGEAVEAFLAGAGLPADAEILGPVPLPGRRGEGSPGERALVRVPPGSGAALAAALKSAQAARMARGVPVADAVRVRIDPPDIG; translated from the coding sequence TCCGGGAGATGGTCGCCGAGGCGAAGGCCAAGGCACCCAAGGCGAAACCGCGTACCTGGCGGGGCGCCGCCCTCGCCCAGGAGCTTCCGGTCGCCCGGATCCTCGTCAACAAGGGCGTGCTCCACCTTGACCAGCTCTGGGACTACGCCGTCCCCGAGGAGCTCTCCGAGGCCGCGCAGCCCGGCGTCCGCGTCCGGGTCCGCTTCGGGGCCGGCTCGCACCAGGTGCACGGCGGCCGCCGCGAGGGCGGCGGCCTCATCGACGGCTTCATCGTCGAGCGCCGTGCCGAGTCCGACTACGACGGGGCCCTGGCCGCGCTCGCCCACGTCGTCTCGCCCGAGGTGGTGCTCAGCCCGCGGATGCTCGCGCTCGCCCGGGCCGTCGCCGACCGGTACGCGGGCAGCCTGGCCGACGTACTCCAGCTCGCCCTGCCCGCGCGGAGCGCCCGCGCCGAGGCCAAGCCCTCCCCGGAGCCGCTGCCCCCGCCCGCCGCGCCCGAGCCCGGCGGCTGGCAGAGCTACGGATCGGGTCCCGCCTTCCTGCGCGCCCTCGCCACCGGCGCCGCCCCGCGCGCCGTCTGGACCGCGCTGCCCGGCCCCGGCTGGGCCGACGAGCTCGCCCGGGCCATCGCCGCCACCCTCGCCTCCGGCCGGGGCGCCCTCGCCGTGCTGCCCGACGGGCGGACCGCCGCCCGGGCCGACTCGGCCCTGACCGCCCTGCTCGGCGAGGGCCGGCACGCCCTGCTCACCGCCGAGTCCGGGCCGGAGAAGCGCTACCGGGAGTGGCTCGCCGTGAGCCGGGGTTCGGTGCGGGCCGTCATCGGCACCCGGGCCGCGATGTTCGCCCCCGTACGGGACCTCGGGCTGGTCGCGATCTGGGACGACGGGGATTCCAGCCACAGCGACGACCGCGCCCCCTTCCCGCACGTCCGCGAGGTGCTGGAGCTGCGCGCGGTCACCGACGGCTGCGGATTCCTGGTGGGCGGTACGAGTTGCACCGTGGAGGCGGCCCAGCTGGTCGAGACCGGCTGGGCGCGGCCGCTGGTCGCCGACCGCGAGACCGTACGGGCCCGCGCGCCCCGGATCCGGACCGTGGGCGACGAACTGCTGGCCCGCGACGGGGCCGCCCGGGCGGCGCGGCTGCCGAGCCTGGCGTGGGAGACCGTACGGGAGGCGCTCAAGACCGGGCCCGTACTCGTCCAGGTGCCGCGGCGGGGCTACGTGCCGCGGCTGGCCTGCGAGCGCTGCCGGACACCGGCCCGCTGCACGGTCTGCGCCGGGCCGCTGGAGGCCCCCGACGAGCGGGACCTGCTGTGCGGGTGGTGCGGTCGGGGCGAGCCGTCCTGGCACTGCGAGGAATGCGGCTCCTTCCGGCTGCGGGCCCAGGTGGTGGGTGCGCGGCGCACGGCCGAGGAACTGGGGCGGGCCTTCCCGGCCGTTCCCGTACGGACTTCCGGGCGCGACCACGTGCTGGACGAGGTGCCGGACCGGCCCGCGCTCGTGGTGTGCACCCCCGGGGCCGAGCCGGTCGCGGCGGGCGCCGGGTACGCGGCGGCGCTGCTGCTGGACGGCTGGGCGATGCTGGGCCGCCCCGACCTGCGGGCCGGGGAGGACGCGCTGCGGCGCTGGATCGGCGCCGCCTCTCTGGTACGGGGGGAGGGGCAGGTCGTCGTGGTCGCCGAACCGACGCTGCGGCCGGTGCAGGCACTGGTGCGGTGGGATCCCGTGGGGCACGCGGTGCGGGAGCTCGCGGAGCGCGCGCAGCTCGGGTTCCCGCCGGTGTCCCGGATGGCTGCGGTCGCCGGGCGGGGGGAGGCCGTGGAGGCCTTCCTGGCCGGGGCCGGGCTCCCGGCGGACGCGGAGATCCTGGGGCCTGTGCCGTTGCCGGGGCGGCGGGGGGAGGGGTCGCCCGGGGAACGGGCACTGGTGCGGGTGCCGCCGGGCAGTGGGGCCGCGCTTGCCGCCGCGTTGAAGTCGGCGCAGGCGGCGCGGATGGCCCGGGGGGTGCCGGTGGCTGACGCGGTGCGGGTGCGGATCGATCCGCCGGACATCGGCTGA
- a CDS encoding RidA family protein — protein MERTAVNPVTWSAELGFNQGEVVSGHTRTLYISGQTAMSAEGKPEHDGDMAAQLALSIDNLEAVLAEAGMSLANLVRLGVYATDVDLLFQHYGVLAGRLGAAGVAPTTTMLGVTRLAIPGQLVELDGIAVA, from the coding sequence ATGGAACGAACGGCTGTCAACCCGGTGACCTGGTCCGCGGAGTTGGGGTTCAACCAGGGTGAGGTCGTCTCCGGGCACACCCGGACCCTGTACATCTCCGGCCAGACGGCGATGAGCGCCGAGGGCAAGCCCGAACACGACGGCGACATGGCCGCGCAGTTGGCGCTGAGCATCGACAACCTGGAGGCCGTGCTCGCCGAGGCCGGCATGTCCCTCGCGAACCTCGTCCGGCTGGGCGTCTACGCGACCGACGTCGATCTGCTCTTCCAGCACTACGGCGTGCTGGCCGGGCGGCTGGGCGCCGCCGGCGTGGCGCCGACCACCACGATGCTCGGGGTGACGCGGCTGGCGATCCCCGGCCAGCTGGTCGAACTCGACGGGATCGCCGTCGCCTGA
- a CDS encoding RsmB/NOP family class I SAM-dependent RNA methyltransferase, whose protein sequence is MSEQPRRRPAAGAGGKQNKSAKPHRRPQKDPVRMLAFEVLRAVDERDAYANLVLPPLLKKARQNESFQARDAALATELVYGTLRRQGTYDAVIKACIDRPLREVDPPVLDVLSLGAHQLLGTRIPTHAAVSASVELARVVLGDGRAKFVNAVLRKIAAHDLDGWLELVAPPYEDDAEEHLAVYHSHPRWVVSALWDSLGGGRAGIEDLLEADNERPEVTLVARPGRSTPEELLEAVGEDSALPGRWSPYAVRMAEGGEPGALEAVREGRAGVQDEGSQLVAMALAAAPVEGRDERWLDGCAGPGGKAALLAALAAQRGAFLLASEKQPHRARLVERALAGNPGPYQVIAADGTRPPWLPGSFDRVLMDVPCTGLGALRRRPEARWRRRPEDLEGFGPLQRSLLREALSAVRVGGVVGYATCSPHLAETRVVVEDVLKGRGAGAMPVAAEFIDARPYMADVPGLGDGPDVQLWPHLHGTDAMYLALLRRTA, encoded by the coding sequence GTGAGCGAACAGCCTCGTCGTCGTCCCGCCGCAGGCGCGGGCGGCAAGCAGAACAAGTCGGCCAAGCCCCACCGACGGCCCCAGAAGGACCCCGTGCGGATGCTGGCCTTCGAGGTGCTGCGGGCGGTCGACGAGCGCGACGCGTACGCGAACCTCGTGCTGCCGCCGCTGCTCAAGAAGGCCCGCCAGAACGAGAGCTTCCAGGCGCGCGACGCCGCTCTGGCCACGGAACTGGTCTACGGGACGCTGCGCCGGCAGGGCACGTACGACGCCGTCATCAAGGCGTGCATCGACCGACCGCTGCGCGAGGTGGACCCGCCGGTGCTGGACGTGCTCTCGCTCGGCGCGCACCAACTGCTCGGCACCCGCATCCCCACGCACGCGGCCGTTTCGGCGAGCGTCGAGCTGGCCCGGGTGGTGCTCGGCGACGGGCGGGCGAAGTTCGTCAACGCGGTGCTGCGGAAGATCGCCGCGCACGACCTGGACGGCTGGCTGGAGCTGGTCGCGCCGCCGTACGAGGACGACGCCGAGGAGCACCTCGCGGTGTATCACTCGCACCCGCGGTGGGTCGTCAGCGCGCTGTGGGACTCCCTGGGCGGCGGGCGCGCGGGCATCGAGGACCTCCTCGAAGCCGACAACGAGCGGCCCGAGGTGACGCTGGTCGCACGGCCCGGGCGGTCCACGCCGGAGGAGCTGCTGGAGGCAGTCGGCGAGGACTCGGCGCTGCCGGGCCGCTGGTCCCCGTACGCCGTCCGGATGGCCGAGGGCGGCGAGCCGGGCGCGCTGGAGGCCGTGCGCGAGGGTCGTGCGGGCGTGCAGGACGAGGGCAGCCAGCTCGTGGCGATGGCCCTCGCGGCGGCGCCGGTCGAGGGCCGCGACGAACGCTGGCTGGACGGCTGCGCGGGCCCCGGCGGCAAGGCGGCGCTGCTCGCGGCGCTGGCTGCGCAGCGCGGGGCGTTCCTGCTGGCCTCCGAGAAGCAGCCGCACCGGGCGCGGCTCGTGGAGCGCGCGCTGGCGGGCAACCCCGGCCCCTACCAGGTGATCGCCGCCGACGGCACCCGGCCGCCGTGGCTGCCGGGCTCCTTCGACCGTGTCCTGATGGACGTCCCGTGCACCGGCCTGGGCGCGCTCCGCCGTCGCCCGGAGGCACGCTGGCGCCGGCGTCCGGAGGACCTGGAGGGCTTCGGTCCGCTGCAGCGGTCGCTGCTGCGCGAGGCGCTGTCGGCCGTGCGGGTCGGCGGGGTCGTGGGCTACGCGACGTGCTCCCCGCACCTCGCGGAGACCCGGGTGGTCGTGGAGGACGTACTGAAGGGCCGCGGCGCGGGCGCGATGCCGGTAGCCGCCGAGTTCATCGACGCGCGCCCGTACATGGCGGACGTCCCGGGCCTGGGCGACGGCCCGGACGTCCAGCTGTGGCCGCACCTGCACGGGACGGACGCGATGTACCTGGCGCTGCTGAGGCGCACCGCCTAG
- a CDS encoding VanZ family protein: MNHSASLSAPSRRTRRIVLLGLALLGLGSALFVVRRPLMMSAPMCLAGRWHGCFGTFNGVVFMTLVALPLAVLVVWALARRRRAAGASGTSAWRMSLAEVGMVHGTVPFLWMTMMPGAAAGIVPGRVSLVPVRDLLTMGPVGIVGNLLVFAALGFFAPMRFAALASVPRILAFGAGCSVLVETAQYVLRLDRVSSVDDVLVNAAGAALAALASRRWWRTSVEAPEAPEEPSDRPRPVTAPA; encoded by the coding sequence ATGAACCACAGTGCATCCCTGTCGGCACCGTCCCGCCGCACGCGCAGGATCGTGCTCCTCGGCCTGGCGCTCCTCGGCTTGGGGAGCGCCTTGTTCGTCGTGCGGCGGCCGCTCATGATGTCCGCTCCGATGTGCCTGGCCGGGCGGTGGCACGGCTGCTTCGGTACGTTCAACGGTGTCGTGTTCATGACCTTGGTCGCGCTGCCGTTGGCCGTGCTGGTGGTGTGGGCCCTGGCACGCCGTCGGCGTGCCGCCGGCGCCAGCGGCACATCGGCGTGGCGGATGTCGCTGGCCGAGGTGGGCATGGTCCACGGGACGGTGCCGTTCCTCTGGATGACCATGATGCCCGGCGCTGCGGCCGGGATCGTCCCCGGCCGGGTGAGCCTGGTACCGGTCCGGGACCTGCTCACGATGGGGCCGGTCGGGATCGTCGGCAACCTGCTGGTCTTCGCGGCGCTGGGGTTCTTCGCCCCGATGCGGTTCGCGGCGCTGGCGTCCGTACCGCGGATCCTGGCGTTCGGGGCGGGCTGCTCGGTCCTGGTCGAGACCGCTCAGTACGTCCTGCGGCTGGACCGGGTGTCCTCCGTGGACGACGTACTGGTCAACGCCGCCGGCGCCGCCCTGGCGGCGCTGGCGTCGCGCCGCTGGTGGCGCACTTCGGTGGAAGCGCCGGAAGCGCCGGAAGAGCCGTCGGACCGGCCTCGCCCCGTGACGGCACCGGCTTAG
- the fmt gene encoding methionyl-tRNA formyltransferase, which translates to MKLVFAGTPEVAVPALDALIASGRHEVAAVVTRPDAPAGRGRRLVASPVAERAEEAGIEVLKPVRPRDPDFQARLREIAPDCCPVVAYGALLPKSALDIPKHGWVNLHFSLLPAWRGAAPVQHSIMAGDQVTGASTFLIEEGLDSGPVYGILTEEIRQTDTSGDLLTRLAFAGSGLLAATMDGIEDGTLRAVTQPADGISLAPKITVEDARIDWTAPAMRADRVVRGCTPAPGAWTVFRGERLKLISVGLVPDRTDLEPGVLAPAKNNVHVGTGSHAVELLWVQPQGKKPMRGADWARGVRIAPGERLDGTDVG; encoded by the coding sequence GTGAAGCTCGTCTTCGCAGGCACCCCCGAGGTCGCCGTGCCCGCCCTGGACGCCCTGATCGCCTCCGGGCGACACGAGGTCGCGGCCGTCGTCACCCGGCCCGACGCCCCCGCGGGGCGCGGGCGGCGGCTCGTCGCCAGCCCGGTCGCCGAGCGCGCGGAGGAGGCCGGCATCGAGGTCCTCAAGCCCGTCCGGCCGCGCGACCCCGACTTCCAGGCCCGGCTGCGCGAGATCGCCCCGGACTGCTGCCCGGTCGTCGCCTACGGAGCGCTGCTCCCCAAGAGCGCCCTGGACATCCCCAAGCACGGGTGGGTCAACCTGCACTTCTCGCTGCTGCCCGCCTGGCGCGGGGCGGCGCCCGTGCAGCACTCGATCATGGCGGGGGACCAGGTCACCGGCGCCTCCACCTTCCTCATCGAGGAGGGCCTCGACTCCGGCCCGGTCTACGGGATCCTCACCGAGGAGATCCGCCAGACCGACACCAGCGGCGACCTGCTGACCCGCCTCGCCTTCGCCGGCTCCGGACTGCTCGCCGCCACCATGGACGGCATCGAGGACGGCACCCTGCGCGCCGTCACGCAGCCCGCCGACGGGATCTCGCTCGCGCCGAAGATCACCGTGGAGGACGCCAGGATCGACTGGACGGCCCCCGCGATGCGTGCCGACCGCGTGGTGCGCGGCTGCACCCCGGCGCCGGGCGCGTGGACCGTCTTCCGCGGGGAGCGGCTCAAGCTGATCTCCGTGGGCCTGGTGCCCGACCGCACGGACCTGGAGCCCGGCGTGCTGGCCCCGGCCAAGAACAACGTCCACGTCGGCACCGGCTCGCACGCCGTGGAGCTGCTGTGGGTGCAGCCCCAGGGCAAGAAGCCGATGCGCGGCGCCGACTGGGCCCGGGGGGTGCGGATCGCTCCCGGCGAGCGCCTCGACGGCACCGACGTAGGCTGA
- a CDS encoding CarD family transcriptional regulator — MTKSAVPRRHLPSSPFKAPVEQPIRQFSVGDRVSHDEHGLGRVVGIEEGIAVLVDFGSVQKRVLSPYTKMSAL; from the coding sequence ATGACTAAGTCAGCAGTACCTCGCCGCCATTTGCCGTCCAGCCCGTTCAAGGCCCCCGTGGAGCAGCCGATCCGGCAGTTCTCCGTCGGCGACCGGGTCTCTCACGATGAGCACGGCCTCGGCCGTGTCGTCGGAATCGAGGAGGGGATCGCTGTTCTCGTTGACTTCGGTTCGGTCCAGAAGCGCGTTCTGAGTCCCTACACCAAGATGTCCGCCCTCTGA
- the rpe gene encoding ribulose-phosphate 3-epimerase produces MAAQIFPSILSADFARLAEEAKAVEGADWLHVDVMDNHFVPNLTLGVPVVESLSRATDTPLDLHLMIENPDRWAPQYVEAGAGSVTFHAEAAAAPVRLAREIRAKGARASMALKPATPIEQYEDILPELDMLLIMTVEPGFGGQPFLDIMLPKIRRTRELISKHGLELWLQVDGGVSASTIERCAEAGADVFVAGSAVYGAVDPAAAVRTLREQAGAAIAAAPWACDH; encoded by the coding sequence ATGGCCGCTCAGATTTTTCCCAGCATCCTGTCCGCCGACTTCGCCCGCCTCGCCGAGGAGGCGAAGGCCGTCGAGGGGGCCGACTGGCTGCACGTCGACGTCATGGACAACCACTTCGTCCCGAACCTCACCCTCGGCGTACCGGTCGTGGAATCCCTGAGCCGGGCCACTGACACCCCGCTCGACCTGCACCTGATGATCGAGAACCCGGACCGCTGGGCCCCGCAGTACGTGGAGGCCGGCGCGGGTTCGGTGACCTTCCACGCCGAGGCCGCGGCCGCGCCCGTACGGCTCGCGCGGGAGATCCGGGCCAAGGGGGCGCGCGCGTCCATGGCGCTGAAGCCGGCGACGCCGATCGAGCAGTACGAGGACATCCTCCCCGAGCTCGACATGCTGCTGATCATGACGGTCGAGCCGGGCTTTGGCGGCCAGCCCTTTCTGGACATCATGCTCCCCAAGATCCGCCGCACCCGCGAGCTGATCTCCAAGCACGGCCTGGAGCTGTGGCTCCAGGTCGACGGCGGGGTCTCGGCCTCCACCATCGAGCGCTGCGCCGAGGCGGGCGCGGACGTCTTCGTCGCGGGCAGCGCCGTCTACGGAGCCGTCGACCCGGCCGCCGCCGTGCGTACGCTTCGTGAGCAGGCGGGCGCGGCCATCGCGGCGGCGCCGTGGGCTTGCGACCACTGA
- a CDS encoding sensor histidine kinase, with amino-acid sequence MSRRPGLSARLRLTLSYAGFLAVAGALLLAVVWVFLLRYVPDNPQGLLGISPNRYLLVRTFAPAAAVAMAFLLVFGLVGGWILAGRMLAPLTRITAAARMAGNGSLSHRVRMEGRRDEFRELADVFDTMLEELESHVAEQQRFAANASHELRTPLAISRTLLDVARKDPTRDRGEVIERLHAVNTRAIDLTEALLLLSRGDRGNFTRENVDLSLVVEEAAETLLPLAEQRRITLDVTGDAARTGGSAELLQRMVTNLVQNAIVHNLPAGGTVTVHTEAHGDGTSVLRVENTGRRLPPELVPTLTEPFRRGTERVRTDEHAGVGLGLAIVQSIVRAHEGTLDLVPRPAGGLLVTVRLPPRP; translated from the coding sequence ATGTCTAGACGCCCGGGGCTCAGCGCCCGACTGAGACTCACCCTCAGCTACGCCGGGTTCCTCGCCGTCGCCGGCGCCCTCCTGCTGGCCGTGGTGTGGGTGTTCCTGCTGCGCTACGTACCCGACAACCCCCAGGGCCTTCTCGGGATCTCGCCCAACCGCTACCTCCTCGTGCGCACCTTCGCCCCCGCCGCGGCCGTGGCGATGGCCTTCCTGCTCGTGTTCGGCCTCGTCGGGGGATGGATCCTCGCCGGCCGGATGCTCGCACCGCTCACACGGATCACGGCCGCGGCACGGATGGCCGGGAACGGGTCGCTGTCCCACCGGGTCCGCATGGAAGGCCGCCGGGACGAATTCCGTGAACTCGCCGACGTGTTCGACACCATGCTCGAAGAACTGGAGTCGCACGTCGCCGAGCAGCAGAGGTTCGCCGCGAACGCCTCCCACGAACTGCGCACCCCGCTGGCGATCTCGCGGACGCTCCTCGACGTCGCCCGAAAGGACCCCACACGGGACCGGGGCGAGGTCATCGAACGCCTGCACGCGGTCAATACGCGGGCGATCGACCTCACCGAGGCCCTCCTGCTGCTCAGCCGCGGCGACCGCGGGAACTTCACGCGCGAGAACGTCGACCTCTCCCTCGTCGTCGAAGAGGCCGCCGAAACGCTGCTGCCCCTCGCCGAACAGCGCCGGATCACGCTCGACGTCACCGGCGACGCGGCCCGGACCGGCGGCTCGGCGGAGCTCTTGCAGCGGATGGTGACGAACCTCGTCCAGAACGCCATCGTCCACAACCTCCCCGCAGGCGGCACCGTGACGGTCCACACCGAGGCGCACGGCGACGGGACGAGCGTGCTGCGGGTCGAGAACACGGGCCGTCGGCTCCCACCGGAACTGGTACCGACCCTCACCGAACCCTTCCGGCGCGGAACGGAACGCGTACGCACCGACGAGCACGCCGGTGTCGGCCTCGGCCTCGCCATCGTGCAGAGCATCGTCCGCGCCCATGAGGGGACCCTCGACCTCGTCCCCCGGCCCGCCGGAGGTCTCCTCGTCACCGTCCGGCTTCCTCCGCGGCCGTGA
- a CDS encoding response regulator transcription factor — translation MRVLIVEDEPYLAEAVRDGLRLEAIAADIAGDGDTALELLGVHSYDLAVLDRDIPGPSGDEVARRIVASGSGIPILMLTAADRIDDKASGFGLGADDYLTKPFELRELVLRLRALDRRRAYARPPVREIAGLRLDPFRREVFRDGRYVALTRKQFAVLEVLVAAEGGVVRAEELLERAWDENTDPFTNAVRITVSALRKRLGEPWIIATVPGVGYRIDTTGPGRTDV, via the coding sequence ATGCGCGTACTGATCGTGGAGGACGAGCCCTACCTGGCCGAAGCCGTCCGTGACGGTCTGCGGCTGGAGGCGATCGCCGCCGACATCGCCGGGGACGGCGACACCGCCCTGGAACTGCTCGGCGTCCACTCCTACGACCTCGCGGTCCTCGACCGCGACATCCCCGGCCCCTCCGGCGACGAGGTCGCCCGGCGCATCGTCGCCTCCGGCAGCGGCATCCCGATCCTCATGCTCACCGCTGCCGACCGGATCGACGACAAGGCTTCCGGCTTCGGACTCGGCGCCGACGACTACCTCACCAAACCGTTCGAGCTGCGGGAGCTCGTCCTGCGGCTGAGGGCGCTCGACCGCAGACGCGCGTACGCCCGGCCCCCGGTCCGCGAGATCGCGGGCCTGCGGCTCGACCCCTTCCGCCGGGAGGTCTTCCGCGACGGACGTTACGTCGCCCTCACCCGCAAGCAATTCGCCGTGCTCGAAGTCCTCGTCGCCGCCGAAGGCGGGGTCGTCAGGGCCGAAGAGCTGCTGGAACGGGCCTGGGACGAGAACACCGACCCCTTCACCAACGCCGTGCGCATCACCGTCTCCGCCCTGCGCAAACGGCTCGGCGAACCGTGGATCATCGCCACGGTGCCCGGCGTCGGCTACCGGATCGACACCACCGGCCCCGGCCGTACGGATGTCTAG
- a CDS encoding helix-turn-helix transcriptional regulator: protein MRADRLVSLVLLLRQRGRLTADTLARELEVSTRTVLRDIEALSAAGVPVYAERGRHGGFALAPGFRTELTGLNHDEALALLTAGSGRGELVFGLGSALASAMRKVVDALPEGHRATASDAAQRFLVDPETDLLSRRLVTEEVPDTSAMIEVRRAVLAGHKLRIHYAATGQEPEWRTVDPIGLVTVRDRGYLLATRSGEDRTYRLSRVLAAEELPEAAQRPNRVDLDRIWRERSARFLSGGDHITVLVRVNPARREELLDTTLAVRAEEPEADGRLRLEVTFQDSRHAEWALWQLGMDAEALAPQSLRTSLHNRAAAIAARYGDSA from the coding sequence ATGCGCGCCGACCGGTTGGTTTCGCTGGTACTGCTGCTGCGTCAGAGGGGCCGGCTGACCGCGGACACGCTGGCTCGCGAGCTGGAGGTGTCCACCCGCACCGTGCTGCGCGACATCGAGGCGCTGTCCGCGGCCGGCGTGCCCGTCTACGCCGAACGCGGCCGGCACGGCGGTTTCGCGCTGGCGCCCGGCTTCCGGACCGAGCTCACCGGTCTGAACCACGACGAGGCCCTTGCCCTGCTGACCGCCGGATCGGGGCGCGGCGAACTGGTCTTCGGCCTCGGCTCGGCGCTCGCCTCGGCCATGCGCAAGGTGGTCGACGCGCTGCCCGAAGGCCACCGGGCCACCGCGAGCGACGCGGCCCAGAGATTTCTCGTCGACCCGGAGACCGACCTGCTCTCACGCCGGCTGGTCACCGAGGAGGTACCCGACACCAGCGCGATGATCGAGGTCCGGCGGGCGGTGCTCGCCGGACACAAGCTGCGCATCCACTACGCGGCCACGGGCCAGGAGCCGGAGTGGCGCACGGTGGACCCCATCGGCCTGGTCACCGTGCGCGACCGGGGGTACTTGCTGGCGACGAGATCCGGCGAGGACCGCACCTACCGGCTGTCGCGGGTGCTGGCCGCCGAGGAACTCCCCGAAGCGGCGCAGCGACCGAACCGGGTCGATCTGGACCGGATCTGGCGGGAACGATCCGCGCGGTTCCTCTCCGGCGGCGACCACATCACCGTGCTGGTACGGGTCAACCCGGCGCGGCGGGAGGAGCTGCTGGACACCACGCTGGCCGTCCGCGCGGAAGAACCCGAGGCGGACGGCCGGCTGCGGCTGGAGGTGACCTTCCAGGATTCACGACACGCCGAATGGGCGCTGTGGCAGCTCGGCATGGACGCGGAAGCCCTGGCCCCGCAGTCGCTGCGCACCTCCCTGCACAACCGCGCCGCCGCGATCGCCGCCCGCTACGGAGACTCCGCGTAG
- a CDS encoding sugar-binding transcriptional regulator yields MSAGRSALRMGPAELVQAAAMARRFYLEGKSKIQIAEEFGVSRFKVARVLETALERDLVRIEIRVPAELDAERSDALRARYGLRHAVVVESPADATEDAPDPENLGAVAADLLGELVNEGDVLGLAWGRSTIHMAASLHRLPPCTVVQLTGVYDAGTAERGSVEAVRRAAQVSGGDAHPIYAPMLLPDPATAAALRSQTGIARAFEYFDKVTVAAVSIGSWEPGISTVHDMLTDEERAHYASLGVAAEMSAHLFDSEGRRVGRDLGERCITVEADRLRRIPEVVAIAGGLRKASAIGAVLRSGLVTSLVTDTAVADYLLTESAPGLRPALERADPDD; encoded by the coding sequence ATGTCGGCGGGACGGTCAGCCCTGCGGATGGGACCCGCGGAGCTGGTGCAGGCTGCGGCCATGGCGCGCCGCTTCTACCTGGAGGGGAAGTCCAAGATCCAGATCGCCGAGGAGTTCGGCGTGAGCCGCTTCAAGGTGGCCCGGGTCCTGGAGACCGCCCTCGAACGCGATCTCGTACGCATCGAGATCCGGGTGCCCGCCGAACTGGACGCGGAGCGCTCCGACGCGCTCCGGGCCCGGTACGGGCTGCGGCACGCGGTGGTGGTGGAGTCCCCGGCCGACGCCACCGAGGACGCGCCCGACCCGGAGAACCTCGGTGCGGTCGCCGCCGACCTGCTCGGCGAGCTCGTCAACGAGGGCGACGTCCTCGGCCTGGCCTGGGGACGCTCGACCATCCACATGGCCGCCTCCCTGCACCGGCTGCCCCCGTGCACCGTGGTGCAGCTGACCGGCGTGTACGACGCGGGGACCGCCGAGCGGGGCTCCGTGGAGGCCGTACGGCGGGCCGCGCAGGTCTCCGGCGGGGACGCGCACCCGATCTACGCGCCGATGCTGCTGCCCGATCCGGCGACCGCGGCGGCGCTGCGGAGCCAGACGGGGATCGCGCGCGCCTTCGAGTACTTCGACAAGGTGACCGTCGCGGCCGTCTCCATCGGCTCCTGGGAGCCCGGCATCTCGACCGTCCACGACATGCTCACGGACGAGGAGCGGGCCCACTACGCCTCGCTCGGCGTCGCGGCCGAGATGTCGGCGCACCTCTTCGACTCCGAGGGGCGGCGGGTCGGCCGGGACCTCGGTGAGCGGTGCATCACCGTCGAGGCGGACCGGCTGCGCCGGATCCCCGAGGTCGTGGCGATCGCGGGCGGGCTGCGCAAGGCCTCCGCGATCGGGGCGGTACTGCGCTCGGGGCTGGTGACCAGCCTCGTCACGGACACGGCCGTCGCCGATTACCTGCTGACCGAGTCGGCGCCCGGGCTGCGGCCGGCGCTGGAGCGGGCCGACCCGGACGACTGA